In Lemur catta isolate mLemCat1 chromosome 1, mLemCat1.pri, whole genome shotgun sequence, one DNA window encodes the following:
- the GRAMD1C gene encoding protein Aster-C isoform X3: MENLSLSIEDNVQPRSPGRSSLDNSGERDEKLSKSISFSRESISRVSETESLDGNSAKGGLGKEEPQSEKQIKKSPLLTSEKRLSRVPSKSLDLNKNEYLSLDKSSTSDSFDEENIHEKDLHGRLYINRIFHISAERMFELLFTSSHFMRKFANSRNIIDVVSTPWTAEPGGDQLRTMTYTIVLNNPLTGKCTTATEKQTLYKESREARFYLVDSEVLAHDVPYHDYFYTLNRYCIIRSSKQKCRLRVSTDLKYRKQPWGLVRSLIEKNSWSSLEDYFKQLESDLLVEESILNQSIEDPGKLSSLRRRRRPFNRTTEILPKLSSQRSSGSVDLETKMGITGKKKELESCSIALIVVMSIFVLLLVLLNVSLFLKLSKIEYATQSFYRLHLQEEKSLRLASDMVSRAENIPKHKDQTHRLKGVLQDSIVMLEQLKSSLIMLQKTFDLLNKNKTGMAVESS; the protein is encoded by the exons ATGGAAAATTTGTCACTGTCGATTGAGgataatgtgcagccaag AAGTCCAGGACGAAGCAGCTTGGATAACTCTGgggagagagatgaaaaattatcCAAGTCAATCAGTTTTTCCCGTGAATCAATTAGTCGGGTTTCAGAGACAGAGTCACTTGATGGGAATTCAGCAAAAGGA GGGTTAGGGAAAGAGGAGCCCCAAAGTGAGAAACAGATCAAAAAGAGTCCTTTACTAACTTCAGAAAAGAGGTTAAGTAGAGTGCCATCAAAATCACTGGACTTGAATAAAAACGAATATCTTTCTCTGGACAAAAGCAGCACTTCAGATTCTTTTGATGAAG aaaatattCATGAGAAAGATCTTCATGGAAGACTTTATATTAACCGCATTTTTCACATCAGTGCTGAGAGAATGTTTGAGTTGCTGTTCACCAGTTCACACTTTATGCGGAAATTTGCCAATTCTAGAAATATAATAG ATGTAGTATCTACCCCTTGGACTGCAGAACCTGGAGGTGACCAACTGAGAACCATGACCTACACCATCGTCCTTAATAATCCACTGACTGGAAAATGCACCACTGCCACTGAAAAGCAG ACACTGTATAAAGAAAGTCGGGAAGCACGGTTTTATTTGGTAGATTCAGAAGTACTGGCACATGATGTCCCCTACCATGATTACTTCTATACCCTGAATAGATACTGTATCATCCGATCTTCAAAACAGAAATGCAGGCTAAG AGTTTCCACAGatttgaaatacagaaaacaacCATGGGGCCTTGTCAGATCTTTAATTGAGAAGAATTCCTGGAGTTCATTAGAGGACTATTTCAAACAGCTTG aatCAGATTTGTTAGTAGAAGAATCTATATTAAATCAGTCCATTGAAGACCCTGGAAAACTTAGCAGCCTACGAAGGAGAAGGCGACCATTCAACCGAACAACAGAAATACTTCCTAAACTTTCTTCTCAGCGTTCCTCTGGCAGTGTGGACTTAGAGACCAAAATGGGTATTACAG gaaagaaaaaggaattggAAAGCTGTAGCATTGCTCTTATTGTGGTGATGAGTATTTT TGTGCTGTTGCTAGTTTTGTTGAATGTGTCACTGTTTCTGAAGCTGTCAAAGATAGAGTATGCCACTCAGTCCTTTTACCGTCTCCACCTCCAAGAAGAGAAATCTTTACG tttagcCTCTGATATGGTGTCAAGAgcagaaaatattccaaaacacAAAGATCAGACCCATCGTTTAAAAGGAGTGCTCCAAGACTCTATAGTGATGCTTGAGCAG CTGAAGAGCTCACTCATTATGCTTCAGAAAACCTTTGATCTACTAAATAAGAATAAGACTGGCATGGCTGTTGAAAGCTCGTGA